From one Odontesthes bonariensis isolate fOdoBon6 chromosome 14, fOdoBon6.hap1, whole genome shotgun sequence genomic stretch:
- the ndc1 gene encoding nucleoporin NDC1 isoform X1, whose protein sequence is MFSTETSCWFIRKVICWRAAASIAWAVLLLPPTTAVFVILSKFSLLHPIQTITECLCLLTSASTIFSFILLGGVIIIVGFLILEYHTVIPTIACSKMALFGQLLHPHQFVNSLAHSLMGIIVGWCCAVTIGYRYETLGYTCTQSDSYPQMCLNEHHLVFLLAGAFVGFSYSLVGVIHNMNYVSFHSIQQYKYLRFKGSLPLVVKCSSAQAFYSVRNFIVLYYFLGYIPRTWICKTLNLHVDSAIHPLDSIAGLLDLSLLYHLWISATFLLFTWYITLLLFRIFVTEVYSFPVMSSFTEDAHQCLPKVLIEKQPMILKFLALKDLALLSQHSPSRRSEVLSLSQPGGHPHNWNAISKECLSLLADLTQRLVAYHETVATNGRAKSMSSGSEKKTSSETSSTEELMSPRPAFLMKTPASVFARSFVGGLQSPLTAPFTPDLDSPFASPALRRLTAPADQGSPWYGTVQSPHIMRRAPKLWSTSTDSQVNGSPEPSPATVPSPKQESSKPSFLSQFLRNRKEQVKNFLAKRGLIMYLFNKLPEASSQALFADSQAHIWALEGLSYLVQASFSEDQFGVVQTTLPSILCSMLLLQEAVDRHFKLPHASSKPVRSASSMGDSTYKTLRFALRVTLKTAIYRITTTFGDHLNAVQMSAEHRKRLQQFLEYKD, encoded by the exons ATGTTTTCAACGGAGACAAGCTGTTGGTTTATCCGGAAG GTAATTTGCTGGAGAGCTGCAGCGAGCATTGCTTGGGCTGTCCTGTTGTTGCCACCAaccacagcagtttttgtgatcCTTAGCAAGTTCAGTCTTCTCCATCCCATCCAGACGATAACAG AATGCCTGTGTCTGCTGACGAGTGCCAGTACAATTTTCTCCTTCATTTTGCTTGGTGGAGTGATCATCATAGTTGGTTTCCTGATCTTGGAGTATCACACAG TCATCCCCACTATTGCCTGCTCAAAAATGGCATTGTTTGGTCAGCTGCTCCACCCTCACCAGTTTGTCAACTCCCTGGCCCACAGCCTCATGGGTATAATCGTCGGCTGGTGTTGTGCGGTCACTATTGGTTATAGATATGAGACGCTCGGCTACACATGTACACAGAGTGACAG TTACCCTCAGATGTGTCTAAATGAGCACCATCTCGTCTTTCTGCTGGCGGGAGCCTTTGTTGGATTCTCTTATAGTCTCGTGGGAGTGATACACAACATGAATTATGTCTCCTTCCATAGTATTCAG CAATACAAATACCTTCGCTTCAAGGGATCCCTGCCTTTGGTGGTGAAGTGCAGCTCCGCTCAAGCATTTTACTCTGTCAGGAACTTTATAGTTTTATATTACTTTCTGG GATACATTCCAAGAACATGGATCTGTAAAACACTGAATCTTCATGTGGACAG TGCCATCCATCCTCTCGACAGTATCGCTGGACTGCTGGACCTCTCCCTGCTCTACCACCTCTGGATCAGTGCCACCTTCCTCCTCTTCACATGGTACATCACACTGCTGCTCTTTAGGATCTTTGTCActgag GTGTACAGTTTTCCCGTGATGTCATCTTTTACTGAAGATGCCCACCAGTGTCTTCCTAAAGTTCTTATTGAGAAGCAGCCAATGATATTAAAG TTCCTAGCTCTGAAGGACTTGGCTCTTTTGTCTCAGCATTCTCCATCACGGCGCAGTGAAGTCTTGAGCCTGAGCCAGCCAG GAGGACATCCACATAACTGGAATGCCATTAGTAAAGAGTGTCTGTCTCTTCTGGCCGATCTGACCCAGAGACTTGTGGCCTATCATGAAACTGTAGCGACCAATGGCAGGGCCAAATCGATGTCAAGTGGCAGTGAAAAGAAGACTTCATCTGAGACATCAA GTACAGAAGAGCTGATGAGTCCAAGGCCTGCTTTCCTAATGAAAACTCCAGCTTCGGTCTTTGCCCGTTCCTTCGTTGGAGGCCTGCAGAGCCCTCTGACGGCACCATTCACCCCTGACCTGGACAGCCCCTTTGCGTCCCCTGCTCTGCGACGCCTCACAGCTCCAGCGGATCAAGGCTCACCGTGGTATGGCACAGTGCAGAGCCCCCACATCATGCGGAGAGCACCAAAACTCTGGTCAACCTCCACAG ATTCGCAGGTCAATGGTAGCCCCGAGCCTTCCCCAGCCACGGTTCCCAGTCCCAAGCAAGAATCCTCCAAACCAAGTTTTCTGTCTCAGTTTCTCCGGAACAGAAAAGAACAG GTTAAAAATTTCTTGGCAAAGCGGGGGCTGATAATGTATTTGTTTAACAAG CTTCCAGAAGCCTCCAGTCAGGCTCTCTTTGCTGACAGTCAGGCTCATATCTGGGCTTTGGAAG GGCTGTCTTACCTTGTTCAAGCCTCCTTCTCAGAAGACCAGTTTGGGGTCGTGCAGACTACATTACCCAGCATTCTCTGCTCCATGCTGCTCTTACAAGAG GCTGTAGATCGACACTTCAAGCTGCCTCATGCCTCCAGTAAGCCCGTCAGGTCGGCGAGCAGCATGGGAGACTCCACCTACAAAACCCTGCGCTTTGCTCTCAGGGTCACACTCAAAACTGCCATTTACAGGATAACAACCACTTTTGGAGATCACTTAAA TGCTGTTCAGATGTCTGCAGAGCACCGGAAAAGATTGCAGCAGTTTTTGGAGTACAAAGACTAA
- the ndc1 gene encoding nucleoporin NDC1 isoform X2 yields MFSTETSCWFIRKVICWRAAASIAWAVLLLPPTTAVFVILSKFSLLHPIQTITECLCLLTSASTIFSFILLGGVIIIVGFLILEYHTVIPTIACSKMALFGQLLHPHQFVNSLAHSLMGIIVGWCCAVTIGYRYETLGYTCTQSDSYPQMCLNEHHLVFLLAGAFVGFSYSLVGVIHNMNYVSFHSIQQYKYLRFKGSLPLVVKCSSAQAFYSVRNFIVLYYFLGYIPRTWICKTLNLHVDSAIHPLDSIAGLLDLSLLYHLWISATFLLFTWYITLLLFRIFVTEVYSFPVMSSFTEDAHQCLPKVLIEKQPMILKFLALKDLALLSQHSPSRRSEVLSLSQPGGHPHNWNAISKECLSLLADLTQRLVAYHETVATNGRAKSMSSGSEKKTSSETSSTEELMSPRPAFLMKTPASVFARSFVGGLQSPLTAPFTPDLDSPFASPALRRLTAPADQGSPWYGTVQSPHIMRRAPKLWSTSTDSQVNGSPEPSPATVPSPKQESSKPSFLSQFLRNRKEQLPEASSQALFADSQAHIWALEGLSYLVQASFSEDQFGVVQTTLPSILCSMLLLQEAVDRHFKLPHASSKPVRSASSMGDSTYKTLRFALRVTLKTAIYRITTTFGDHLNAVQMSAEHRKRLQQFLEYKD; encoded by the exons ATGTTTTCAACGGAGACAAGCTGTTGGTTTATCCGGAAG GTAATTTGCTGGAGAGCTGCAGCGAGCATTGCTTGGGCTGTCCTGTTGTTGCCACCAaccacagcagtttttgtgatcCTTAGCAAGTTCAGTCTTCTCCATCCCATCCAGACGATAACAG AATGCCTGTGTCTGCTGACGAGTGCCAGTACAATTTTCTCCTTCATTTTGCTTGGTGGAGTGATCATCATAGTTGGTTTCCTGATCTTGGAGTATCACACAG TCATCCCCACTATTGCCTGCTCAAAAATGGCATTGTTTGGTCAGCTGCTCCACCCTCACCAGTTTGTCAACTCCCTGGCCCACAGCCTCATGGGTATAATCGTCGGCTGGTGTTGTGCGGTCACTATTGGTTATAGATATGAGACGCTCGGCTACACATGTACACAGAGTGACAG TTACCCTCAGATGTGTCTAAATGAGCACCATCTCGTCTTTCTGCTGGCGGGAGCCTTTGTTGGATTCTCTTATAGTCTCGTGGGAGTGATACACAACATGAATTATGTCTCCTTCCATAGTATTCAG CAATACAAATACCTTCGCTTCAAGGGATCCCTGCCTTTGGTGGTGAAGTGCAGCTCCGCTCAAGCATTTTACTCTGTCAGGAACTTTATAGTTTTATATTACTTTCTGG GATACATTCCAAGAACATGGATCTGTAAAACACTGAATCTTCATGTGGACAG TGCCATCCATCCTCTCGACAGTATCGCTGGACTGCTGGACCTCTCCCTGCTCTACCACCTCTGGATCAGTGCCACCTTCCTCCTCTTCACATGGTACATCACACTGCTGCTCTTTAGGATCTTTGTCActgag GTGTACAGTTTTCCCGTGATGTCATCTTTTACTGAAGATGCCCACCAGTGTCTTCCTAAAGTTCTTATTGAGAAGCAGCCAATGATATTAAAG TTCCTAGCTCTGAAGGACTTGGCTCTTTTGTCTCAGCATTCTCCATCACGGCGCAGTGAAGTCTTGAGCCTGAGCCAGCCAG GAGGACATCCACATAACTGGAATGCCATTAGTAAAGAGTGTCTGTCTCTTCTGGCCGATCTGACCCAGAGACTTGTGGCCTATCATGAAACTGTAGCGACCAATGGCAGGGCCAAATCGATGTCAAGTGGCAGTGAAAAGAAGACTTCATCTGAGACATCAA GTACAGAAGAGCTGATGAGTCCAAGGCCTGCTTTCCTAATGAAAACTCCAGCTTCGGTCTTTGCCCGTTCCTTCGTTGGAGGCCTGCAGAGCCCTCTGACGGCACCATTCACCCCTGACCTGGACAGCCCCTTTGCGTCCCCTGCTCTGCGACGCCTCACAGCTCCAGCGGATCAAGGCTCACCGTGGTATGGCACAGTGCAGAGCCCCCACATCATGCGGAGAGCACCAAAACTCTGGTCAACCTCCACAG ATTCGCAGGTCAATGGTAGCCCCGAGCCTTCCCCAGCCACGGTTCCCAGTCCCAAGCAAGAATCCTCCAAACCAAGTTTTCTGTCTCAGTTTCTCCGGAACAGAAAAGAACAG CTTCCAGAAGCCTCCAGTCAGGCTCTCTTTGCTGACAGTCAGGCTCATATCTGGGCTTTGGAAG GGCTGTCTTACCTTGTTCAAGCCTCCTTCTCAGAAGACCAGTTTGGGGTCGTGCAGACTACATTACCCAGCATTCTCTGCTCCATGCTGCTCTTACAAGAG GCTGTAGATCGACACTTCAAGCTGCCTCATGCCTCCAGTAAGCCCGTCAGGTCGGCGAGCAGCATGGGAGACTCCACCTACAAAACCCTGCGCTTTGCTCTCAGGGTCACACTCAAAACTGCCATTTACAGGATAACAACCACTTTTGGAGATCACTTAAA TGCTGTTCAGATGTCTGCAGAGCACCGGAAAAGATTGCAGCAGTTTTTGGAGTACAAAGACTAA
- the LOC142398966 gene encoding uncharacterized protein LOC142398966: MATLSGKGEKMSKIETLKLLENCRKERDDALHRESVLKEKLRQNETRMRSTEALKHKLKTLTMDNKELRKQVKTLRTEIGLESSPKFNGKTTKDIINDFHEKERECSSLVEKAGKLSLTIDELTSELANTVTSKTLLEDKVQTLQQNLKDMTHNQRRLLKLWDDRKGQRELLALPAINQKPGQKPYVHKAVQTDMSISSSQMLPGNAFETKEFSRDNDKNGVVDKHSFPSYGNGFHHDKKAFVHDEPKGIQN, encoded by the coding sequence ATGGCTACCTTAAGTGGCAAAGGcgaaaaaatgtccaaaattgAGACACTAAAACTTTTGGAGAACTGCAGAAAGGAAAGAGATGATGCCCTGCACAGAGAAAGTGTTCTCAAAGAGAAACTCAGGCAGAATGAGACCAGGATGCGTTCCACCGAGGCTCTGAAACACAAACTAAAGACCTTGACAATGGACAACAAGGAGCTGAGGAAGCAGGTGAAGACCCTTCGGACTGAAATTGGACTTGAGAGTAGCCCTAAGTTCAACGGAAAGACCACCAAGGACATAATCAATGACTTCCATGAAAAGGAGCGAGAGTGCAGTTCCCTGGTAGAGAAGGCTGGGAAGCTGAGTCTGACCATTGATGAACTGACATCAGAGTTGGCAAATACAGTCACTTCTAAAACACTTTTAGAGGACAAAGTGCAGACATTACAGCAAAATCTCAAGGATATGACACATAATCAACGGCGTCTACTGAAGTTGTGGGACGATAGGAAAGGCCAGAGGGAGCTGCTTGCCCTCCCCGCAATTAACCAAAAACCTGGACAGAAACCATATGTTCATAAAGCAGTTCAAACTGACATGTCCATCAGCTCATCCCAAATGCTTCCAGGCAACGCTTTTGAAACCAAGGAGTTTTCTCGGGACAATGACAAAAATGGTGTTGTGGATAAACACAGTTTTCCATCTTATGGAAATGGTTTTCATCACGACAAAAAGGCTTTCGTGCATGACGAGCCTAAAGGAATTCAAAATTGA
- the yipf1 gene encoding protein YIPF1, whose translation MASSNDPFQFREFEEAGNLLEANKDAVTISIGDEELRPQKQRAAGFTPDADDEDSLNTDDKAELLSGQKKGAPFWTFDYYQKFFDVETHHVKERIIGSMLPWPRKNFIQVYLRKNPDLYGPFWICTTLVFAVAISGNISNFLIHFGTPNYKYTPEFRKVTIAATAIFSYAWLVPLSLWGFLLWRSNKTLNLVSYSFMEIVCVYGYSLSIYIPAVVLWILPFEWLRWCSIVVALCLSGSVLVMTFWPAVRDDHPKVVMAVVSAIVLLNVLLAVGCKMYFFSSPQPPVSSSLAPVANKTTSST comes from the exons ATGGCGTCGAGCAATGATCCTTTTCAATTTCGGG AATTTGAAGAAGCTGGCAATCTTTTGGAAGCCAATAAAGATGCAGTCACCATTAGCATTGGGGATGAAGAGCTAAGGCCCCAGAAGCAAAGAGCGGCTGGTTTCACTCCAGATGCCGATGACGAAGACTCACTGAACACTGATGACAAGGCAGAG CTTCTCTCTGGACAAAAGAAAGGAGCCCCTTTCTGGACATTTGACTACTATCAAAAGTTCTTTGATGTCGAGACCCATCAT GTGAAGGAGAGGATCATTGGATCAATGCTTCCATGGCCCAGAAAGAACTTCATTCAAGTTTACCTTCGTAAAAATCCCGATCTTTATG GACCCTTCTGGATTTGCACCACTCTTGTGTTTGCCGTAGCCATCAGTGGGAACATATCCAACTTTCTGATCCATTTTGGCACACCAAACTATAAATACACCCCAGAGTTTCGTAAAG TTACCATAGCTGCTACGGCGATCTTCAGCTATGCCTGGTTGGTGCCTCTTTCCCTCTGGGGCTTTCTGCTGTGGAGAAGCAATAAGACCCTGAACTTGGTGTCGTACTCGTTTATGGAGATCGTCTGTGTGTACGGATATTCTCTGTCAATTTACATACCGGCAGTG GTTTTGTGGATTCTCCCATTTGAGTGGCTGAGATGGTGCTCCATCGTGGTGGCGCTCTGCCTCTCTGGCTCCGTCCTGGTGATGACTTTCTGGCCTGCAGTCAGGGACGACCACCCCAAAGTGGTGATGGCAGTCGTGTCAGCCATTGTGTTGCTGAACGTCCTTCTGGCTGTAGGCTGTAAG ATGTATTTCTTTAGCAGCCCACAACCACCAGTAAGCAGTTCTCTTGCACCTGTGGCGAACAAGACAACGTCATCGACATGA
- the lrrc42 gene encoding leucine-rich repeat-containing protein 42 isoform X4 translates to MDNSAVYVRERGNLRRVGDIVLAQPKPASSCRRTNPFVLRREHFVFTYNEEGSLRYTSKSLFDITLLFVADNIHHVDSLVGFPDQIGDRLFVAAEENRVFLNPDISPKALKLFSDAYGEMVLRSLCLRNRFPLLHERMDEIKTFHSLKSLDLFGCKLGDDHELFQHLTSTSLANLVQLFIGGNSLSDAGLQRLTAPIRMMRRGLDCLQVLDVSYNPLSERALRYVTCLPKLVKLDASGTNMKINTGLKTAMWNVLGLIYSEKPLDAFDHSGCKTEGWAEQVVNQWETNGSQMPKQKKMEESRTAALRFFGRQKFVRDVLNAAPLNGENVEVSSREKLHFYRPATNSHVTERQISSATNHQVKSPCNNVKKRKQEPGTCSASQKSPPIKRSPSSSLTAEDIDLLNSY, encoded by the exons ATGGACAACAGTGCAGTTTATGTCCGAGAAAGAGGCAACCTTCGCCGTGTAGGTGACATAGTTTTGGCACAACCAAAACCAGCATCATCATGCAGAAGGACAAATCCGTTTGTCCTGAGGAGAGAGCATTTTGTCTTCACCTACAATGAAGAAGGAAGTCTGAGATACACCTCGAAGTCTCTCTTTGACATAACTCTGTTGTTTGTTGCTGACAACATCCACCATGTGGACTCTCTCGTTGGCTTCCCAGACCAAATCGGCGACAGACTTTTTGTAGCAGCAGAGGAGAATCGTGTATTCTTAAACCCAGACATTTCACCAAAAGCTCTGAAGTTATTCAGTGACGCATATGGGGAAATGGTGCTCAGATCTCTGTGTCTAAGAAATAG ATTCCCCCTCTTGCATGAGCGGATGGATGAGATCAAAACATTTCACAGTTTGAAGTCTCTTGATTTGTTTGGCTGCAAACTGGGCGATGACCATGAGCTATTCCAGCATCTGACATCCACGTCACtggcaaa CCTCGTTCAGCTTTTCATCGGCGGCAACAGTCTGTCTGATGCTGGCCTGCAAAGACTCACAGCACCTATCCGGATGATGCGGAGAGGACTGGACTGCCTTCAAGTTCTGGATGTTTCCT ACAATCCCCTCTCAGAAAGGGCTCTCAGATACGTCACATGCCTCCCAAAGCTTGTCAAGCTCGATGCATCTGGTACCAATATGAAA ATTAACACAGGATTGAAGACAGCCATGTGGAACGTGTTGGGGCTAATTTATTCTGAGAAACCATTGGACGCCTTTGATCACTCGGGATGTAAAACAGAGGGTTGGGCAGAGCAG GTTGTTAATCAGTGGGAAACGAATGGCTCACAAATGccaaaacagaagaaaatggAAGAGTCACGGACAGCGGCTCTTCGCTTTT TTGGCAGGCAGAAGTTCGTCAGAGACGTTCTGAATGCAGCCCCCTTGAATGGTGAGAACGTTGAGGTTTCCAGCAGGGAGAAACTACATTTCTACAGACCGGCAACAAACAGTCACGTAACAGAGAGACAGATTTCTTCCGCAACTAACCATCAAGTGAAATCTCCCTGCAATAATGTCAAAAAAAGGAAGCAGGAGCCAGGAACATGCAGTGCTTCACAGAAAAGCCCTCCAATAAAACGCTCACCCTCATCATCTCTTACTGCAGAGGACATAGATTTGTTGAACAGCTACTGA
- the lrrc42 gene encoding leucine-rich repeat-containing protein 42 isoform X1: MDNSAVYVRERGNLRRVGDIVLAQPKPASSCRRTNPFVLRREHFVFTYNEEGSLRYTSKSLFDITLLFVADNIHHVDSLVGFPDQIGDRLFVAAEENRVFLNPDISPKALKLFSDAYGEMVLRSLCLRNRFPLLHERMDEIKTFHSLKSLDLFGCKLGDDHELFQHLTSTSLANSLVQLFIGGNSLSDAGLQRLTAPIRMMRRGLDCLQVLDVSCQWLPCGTNLLPPDLKHINMFFSLLCTDNPLSERALRYVTCLPKLVKLDASGTNMKINTGLKTAMWNVLGLIYSEKPLDAFDHSGCKTEGWAEQVVNQWETNGSQMPKQKKMEESRTAALRFFGRQKFVRDVLNAAPLNGENVEVSSREKLHFYRPATNSHVTERQISSATNHQVKSPCNNVKKRKQEPGTCSASQKSPPIKRSPSSSLTAEDIDLLNSY; encoded by the exons ATGGACAACAGTGCAGTTTATGTCCGAGAAAGAGGCAACCTTCGCCGTGTAGGTGACATAGTTTTGGCACAACCAAAACCAGCATCATCATGCAGAAGGACAAATCCGTTTGTCCTGAGGAGAGAGCATTTTGTCTTCACCTACAATGAAGAAGGAAGTCTGAGATACACCTCGAAGTCTCTCTTTGACATAACTCTGTTGTTTGTTGCTGACAACATCCACCATGTGGACTCTCTCGTTGGCTTCCCAGACCAAATCGGCGACAGACTTTTTGTAGCAGCAGAGGAGAATCGTGTATTCTTAAACCCAGACATTTCACCAAAAGCTCTGAAGTTATTCAGTGACGCATATGGGGAAATGGTGCTCAGATCTCTGTGTCTAAGAAATAG ATTCCCCCTCTTGCATGAGCGGATGGATGAGATCAAAACATTTCACAGTTTGAAGTCTCTTGATTTGTTTGGCTGCAAACTGGGCGATGACCATGAGCTATTCCAGCATCTGACATCCACGTCACtggcaaa CAGCCTCGTTCAGCTTTTCATCGGCGGCAACAGTCTGTCTGATGCTGGCCTGCAAAGACTCACAGCACCTATCCGGATGATGCGGAGAGGACTGGACTGCCTTCAAGTTCTGGATGTTTCCTGTCAGTGGCTTCCTTGTGGTACAAATTTACTGCCTCCAGATTTAAAGcatataaatatgtttttttctctcttatgTACAGACAATCCCCTCTCAGAAAGGGCTCTCAGATACGTCACATGCCTCCCAAAGCTTGTCAAGCTCGATGCATCTGGTACCAATATGAAA ATTAACACAGGATTGAAGACAGCCATGTGGAACGTGTTGGGGCTAATTTATTCTGAGAAACCATTGGACGCCTTTGATCACTCGGGATGTAAAACAGAGGGTTGGGCAGAGCAG GTTGTTAATCAGTGGGAAACGAATGGCTCACAAATGccaaaacagaagaaaatggAAGAGTCACGGACAGCGGCTCTTCGCTTTT TTGGCAGGCAGAAGTTCGTCAGAGACGTTCTGAATGCAGCCCCCTTGAATGGTGAGAACGTTGAGGTTTCCAGCAGGGAGAAACTACATTTCTACAGACCGGCAACAAACAGTCACGTAACAGAGAGACAGATTTCTTCCGCAACTAACCATCAAGTGAAATCTCCCTGCAATAATGTCAAAAAAAGGAAGCAGGAGCCAGGAACATGCAGTGCTTCACAGAAAAGCCCTCCAATAAAACGCTCACCCTCATCATCTCTTACTGCAGAGGACATAGATTTGTTGAACAGCTACTGA
- the lrrc42 gene encoding leucine-rich repeat-containing protein 42 isoform X2, with the protein MDNSAVYVRERGNLRRVGDIVLAQPKPASSCRRTNPFVLRREHFVFTYNEEGSLRYTSKSLFDITLLFVADNIHHVDSLVGFPDQIGDRLFVAAEENRVFLNPDISPKALKLFSDAYGEMVLRSLCLRNRFPLLHERMDEIKTFHSLKSLDLFGCKLGDDHELFQHLTSTSLANLVQLFIGGNSLSDAGLQRLTAPIRMMRRGLDCLQVLDVSCQWLPCGTNLLPPDLKHINMFFSLLCTDNPLSERALRYVTCLPKLVKLDASGTNMKINTGLKTAMWNVLGLIYSEKPLDAFDHSGCKTEGWAEQVVNQWETNGSQMPKQKKMEESRTAALRFFGRQKFVRDVLNAAPLNGENVEVSSREKLHFYRPATNSHVTERQISSATNHQVKSPCNNVKKRKQEPGTCSASQKSPPIKRSPSSSLTAEDIDLLNSY; encoded by the exons ATGGACAACAGTGCAGTTTATGTCCGAGAAAGAGGCAACCTTCGCCGTGTAGGTGACATAGTTTTGGCACAACCAAAACCAGCATCATCATGCAGAAGGACAAATCCGTTTGTCCTGAGGAGAGAGCATTTTGTCTTCACCTACAATGAAGAAGGAAGTCTGAGATACACCTCGAAGTCTCTCTTTGACATAACTCTGTTGTTTGTTGCTGACAACATCCACCATGTGGACTCTCTCGTTGGCTTCCCAGACCAAATCGGCGACAGACTTTTTGTAGCAGCAGAGGAGAATCGTGTATTCTTAAACCCAGACATTTCACCAAAAGCTCTGAAGTTATTCAGTGACGCATATGGGGAAATGGTGCTCAGATCTCTGTGTCTAAGAAATAG ATTCCCCCTCTTGCATGAGCGGATGGATGAGATCAAAACATTTCACAGTTTGAAGTCTCTTGATTTGTTTGGCTGCAAACTGGGCGATGACCATGAGCTATTCCAGCATCTGACATCCACGTCACtggcaaa CCTCGTTCAGCTTTTCATCGGCGGCAACAGTCTGTCTGATGCTGGCCTGCAAAGACTCACAGCACCTATCCGGATGATGCGGAGAGGACTGGACTGCCTTCAAGTTCTGGATGTTTCCTGTCAGTGGCTTCCTTGTGGTACAAATTTACTGCCTCCAGATTTAAAGcatataaatatgtttttttctctcttatgTACAGACAATCCCCTCTCAGAAAGGGCTCTCAGATACGTCACATGCCTCCCAAAGCTTGTCAAGCTCGATGCATCTGGTACCAATATGAAA ATTAACACAGGATTGAAGACAGCCATGTGGAACGTGTTGGGGCTAATTTATTCTGAGAAACCATTGGACGCCTTTGATCACTCGGGATGTAAAACAGAGGGTTGGGCAGAGCAG GTTGTTAATCAGTGGGAAACGAATGGCTCACAAATGccaaaacagaagaaaatggAAGAGTCACGGACAGCGGCTCTTCGCTTTT TTGGCAGGCAGAAGTTCGTCAGAGACGTTCTGAATGCAGCCCCCTTGAATGGTGAGAACGTTGAGGTTTCCAGCAGGGAGAAACTACATTTCTACAGACCGGCAACAAACAGTCACGTAACAGAGAGACAGATTTCTTCCGCAACTAACCATCAAGTGAAATCTCCCTGCAATAATGTCAAAAAAAGGAAGCAGGAGCCAGGAACATGCAGTGCTTCACAGAAAAGCCCTCCAATAAAACGCTCACCCTCATCATCTCTTACTGCAGAGGACATAGATTTGTTGAACAGCTACTGA
- the lrrc42 gene encoding leucine-rich repeat-containing protein 42 isoform X3: MDNSAVYVRERGNLRRVGDIVLAQPKPASSCRRTNPFVLRREHFVFTYNEEGSLRYTSKSLFDITLLFVADNIHHVDSLVGFPDQIGDRLFVAAEENRVFLNPDISPKALKLFSDAYGEMVLRSLCLRNRFPLLHERMDEIKTFHSLKSLDLFGCKLGDDHELFQHLTSTSLANSLVQLFIGGNSLSDAGLQRLTAPIRMMRRGLDCLQVLDVSYNPLSERALRYVTCLPKLVKLDASGTNMKINTGLKTAMWNVLGLIYSEKPLDAFDHSGCKTEGWAEQVVNQWETNGSQMPKQKKMEESRTAALRFFGRQKFVRDVLNAAPLNGENVEVSSREKLHFYRPATNSHVTERQISSATNHQVKSPCNNVKKRKQEPGTCSASQKSPPIKRSPSSSLTAEDIDLLNSY, translated from the exons ATGGACAACAGTGCAGTTTATGTCCGAGAAAGAGGCAACCTTCGCCGTGTAGGTGACATAGTTTTGGCACAACCAAAACCAGCATCATCATGCAGAAGGACAAATCCGTTTGTCCTGAGGAGAGAGCATTTTGTCTTCACCTACAATGAAGAAGGAAGTCTGAGATACACCTCGAAGTCTCTCTTTGACATAACTCTGTTGTTTGTTGCTGACAACATCCACCATGTGGACTCTCTCGTTGGCTTCCCAGACCAAATCGGCGACAGACTTTTTGTAGCAGCAGAGGAGAATCGTGTATTCTTAAACCCAGACATTTCACCAAAAGCTCTGAAGTTATTCAGTGACGCATATGGGGAAATGGTGCTCAGATCTCTGTGTCTAAGAAATAG ATTCCCCCTCTTGCATGAGCGGATGGATGAGATCAAAACATTTCACAGTTTGAAGTCTCTTGATTTGTTTGGCTGCAAACTGGGCGATGACCATGAGCTATTCCAGCATCTGACATCCACGTCACtggcaaa CAGCCTCGTTCAGCTTTTCATCGGCGGCAACAGTCTGTCTGATGCTGGCCTGCAAAGACTCACAGCACCTATCCGGATGATGCGGAGAGGACTGGACTGCCTTCAAGTTCTGGATGTTTCCT ACAATCCCCTCTCAGAAAGGGCTCTCAGATACGTCACATGCCTCCCAAAGCTTGTCAAGCTCGATGCATCTGGTACCAATATGAAA ATTAACACAGGATTGAAGACAGCCATGTGGAACGTGTTGGGGCTAATTTATTCTGAGAAACCATTGGACGCCTTTGATCACTCGGGATGTAAAACAGAGGGTTGGGCAGAGCAG GTTGTTAATCAGTGGGAAACGAATGGCTCACAAATGccaaaacagaagaaaatggAAGAGTCACGGACAGCGGCTCTTCGCTTTT TTGGCAGGCAGAAGTTCGTCAGAGACGTTCTGAATGCAGCCCCCTTGAATGGTGAGAACGTTGAGGTTTCCAGCAGGGAGAAACTACATTTCTACAGACCGGCAACAAACAGTCACGTAACAGAGAGACAGATTTCTTCCGCAACTAACCATCAAGTGAAATCTCCCTGCAATAATGTCAAAAAAAGGAAGCAGGAGCCAGGAACATGCAGTGCTTCACAGAAAAGCCCTCCAATAAAACGCTCACCCTCATCATCTCTTACTGCAGAGGACATAGATTTGTTGAACAGCTACTGA